CGCATGGCCGACGATGTCGTCGTCGTCCATGTGCTCGGGCAGATCGAACGGGTGGTGCGACACCACGACCTTGGCGATGCTCTCCGGCAGCGCGCAGAGCTTGGCGCGGACGGCTTCGACCTGCTCCTCGTTGACGCGCCCGCCTTTGAACACCAGCGAGCGCGCGGTGTTGATGCCGACGACGACCATCTCTTCGTCGCGATAAGTCGGCTCGAGATCGTCCGAGATGAAGCGCTGATACTTCGACAGCGGCGTGAAGAAGCGCTGGAACAGGTTGTAGAGCGGCACGTCGTGGTTGCCCGGCACGACGATCCTGGCGCCCGGCAGCGAATCGAGAAAGCGACGCGCCTCGCGGAACTGGTCGGGTTTCGCGCGCTGGGTGAGATCGCCGGAGACGACGGTCACGTGCGGCGCGAGCGCGTGCACGCGGCGGCGCAGCGGCTCGATCAGCGCCCTGTCGACGCGGCCGAAATGCAGGTCGGACATGTGGACGATCGTGCGCATGCGTCGTCAGCTCGCCGGCGCCGGTTGCGGAACGAACACGCGCAGCGCGCCCGGCCGGATGCGGTATTCGAGCGGCGTCGGCATGGTCAGCACCTCGCCGTCGGTCGCGACGTGGAGGGCGCGCCGGCGCGTCTCGACCACGATGCTCTGCGCGGTCAGCGCCTCGAAATCGCTCGCCTGCTTCAGCCGGTGGAAGAGGGCGCGCAGCGCGAGCACGATGAGCCCGAGCCGGCCGCGCCGATGGCTCACGTACAGGCTGAGCGTGCCGGTATCGAGGCGCTCGCGCTTGCCGATGCTGAAACCCTCCATCACGTACTCGTTGTTGCCGATGAAGACGAAGGTCGTGCGAACCGCCGATTCGGCGTCGTCGAGCTTGAGCCGCAGGGTCATGAAAGCGTTCCGGCGCAGCGACATCAGCGTCGCCCAGACGAGCGCGGGCCATTTGCCGCGCCCCAGCCGCCGTTGCTGGGTTTCGCGATGGCGCACGATCTGCGGATAGATCCCGAGGCTCGAATTATTGATGAAGACCTGGCCGTTGACGTCGCCGACGTCGACGTCGGCGGTGTGGCCCGCGGCGATCGTCGCGACTGCGCCGTCGACGTCGAGCGGGATGCCGAGGTCCTTGGCGAAATGGTTCAGGGTGCCCATCGGCAGCACGCCCATCGCGATGCCGGTGCCCGCGACCGCCGACGCGACCGCGTTGAGCGTACCGTCCCCGCCCGCGGCGACGATCGCGTGCGGCTTCGAAGCCGCGATGCGCTGTGCGA
The sequence above is drawn from the Burkholderiales bacterium genome and encodes:
- a CDS encoding diacylglycerol kinase family protein, with translation MPDAALPIIVNGSAGTAQSADADGALEAAFARHGVQARVHAATGPELCDLAQRIAASKPHAIVAAGGDGTLNAVASAVAGTGIAMGVLPMGTLNHFAKDLGIPLDVDGAVATIAAGHTADVDVGDVNGQVFINNSSLGIYPQIVRHRETQQRRLGRGKWPALVWATLMSLRRNAFMTLRLKLDDAESAVRTTFVFIGNNEYVMEGFSIGKRERLDTGTLSLYVSHRRGRLGLIVLALRALFHRLKQASDFEALTAQSIVVETRRRALHVATDGEVLTMPTPLEYRIRPGALRVFVPQPAPAS
- a CDS encoding metallophosphoesterase family protein yields the protein MRTIVHMSDLHFGRVDRALIEPLRRRVHALAPHVTVVSGDLTQRAKPDQFREARRFLDSLPGARIVVPGNHDVPLYNLFQRFFTPLSKYQRFISDDLEPTYRDEEMVVVGINTARSLVFKGGRVNEEQVEAVRAKLCALPESIAKVVVSHHPFDLPEHMDDDDIVGHANRAMHMFSRCGADVLLAGHVHVSHAGDTTERYKIDGYAALVVQAGTATSTRGRGEANSFNALRVSPDEVTVDRYSWREGVGEFELSTSETFRRSGEGWSRNPPPSRPSP